The following are encoded in a window of Scleropages formosus chromosome 7, fSclFor1.1, whole genome shotgun sequence genomic DNA:
- the LOC108929055 gene encoding unconventional myosin-Va-like isoform X3: protein MAAFELYTKHARVWIPDADDVWRSAELTKDYKPGDTALYLQLEDGTTFEYKLDPATMNLPHLRNPDILVGENDLTALSYLHEPAVLHNLKVRFIDSKLIYTYCGIVLVAINPYENLPIYGTDIINAYSGQNMGDMDPHIFAVAEEAYKQMARDERNQSIIVSGESGAGKTVSAKYAMRYFATVSGSASEANVEEKVLASNPIVEAIGNAKTTRNDNSSRFGKYIEIGFDKRYRIIGANMRTYLLEKSRVVFQADDERNYHIFYQLCASAHLPEFKALKLGSAGDFYYTSQGRSPVIDGVDDDKEMCTTRNAFTLLGINKSYQMGVFRVLASILHLGNVEVKDHDADSSTILPSNSHLNIFCKLMGVAYQDMSQWLCHRKLKTATETYIKPLSKLQAVNARDALAKHIYAKLFSWIVEHVNQALQSSIKQHSFIGVLDIYGFETFEMNSFEQFCINYANEKLQQQFNMHVFKLEQEEYMKEQIPWTLIDFYDNQPCINLIEAKMGILDLLDEECKMPKGTDDTWAQKLYNTHLKTCPLFEKPRLSNKAFIVQHFADKVEYQCEGFLEKNKDTVNEEQIHVLKGSKFDLLVELFQDEDKATSPSGASSGGRTRLSIRPEHTLRGQANKEHKKTVSLQFRNSLQLLMETLNVTTPHYVRCIKPNDFKFPFTFDPRRAVQQLRACGVLETIRISAAGFPSRWTYQEFFSRYRVLMKQKDVLPEKKLTCKNLLEKLVKDEDKYQFGKTKIFFRAGQVAYLEKLRADKLRAACIRIQKTIRCWLARKKYLRMRAAAINIQRHVRGYQARCLANFLRCTRAAIIIQKYQRMFVERRRYKQQQAAALIIQCILRAYMARQHYQGLLREHKAVIIQKFVRGWLVRQWYKCTLAAIVHLQSCVRRMRAKRELKKLKIEARSVEHFKKLNIGMENKIMQLQRKVDEQHKENKAIAERLAGLESSHAAESERLRSEVARLRSVEVEARNNANRIIFLLEELEALRTEKSVMEEWAETYRDEMEQLVAELKDQNILLKSEKDDLNQLIQEQSQQMAEKMQRVLKEETRQLENELNEERSRYQNLLSEHLRLEERYDDLKEQMSLTLNVPKDGHVRTDFARGSNESECAYGSVLAESEEASHGAEDITKTTLDMSVVFNLQKKVAELEHEKQLLEDDLECREEQFQRARARDEEEHSKTRGAELEYESLKRQDLESENKRLKHELNQMRQLLMEDTTTVAMGTAMPGGPAYKLLLDQLNLANEELEVRKEEVLILRSQLVSQKEAMQHKDEKEVKAQALLYTEGTQKTKDAGDMTQAYMGLKESNRLLEAQMQAQKRNHENEIEVLHGELQSLKEENNRQQQLLAQNLQLPPEARIEASLQHEITRLTHENLDLMEQVEQQDKAVRKLRKQLKVFAKKFCEMGGLGGSQAESISPGQQAEEAIQPVNIPRKEKDFQGMLEYKKEDEQKLVKYLILELKPRGVAVNVIPGLPAYILFMCLRYADYTNNDQKVRILLTSIINSIKKILKKGGDDFETVSFWLSNTCRFLHCLKQYSGEESFMKHNTPKQNEHCLSNFDLTEYRQVLSDLAIQIYQQLIRCMENILQPMIVSGMLEHETIQGMSGVKPTGLRKRTSSIAEEGTYTLDLILRQLTAFHSTMCQHGTDPELIKQVVKQQFYVIGAVTLNNLLLRKDMCSWSKGMQIRYNVSQLEEWLRDKNLMTCGAKETLEPLIQAAQLLQVKKKTDEDAEAICSMCHALSTAQIVKVLNLYTPMNEFEERVSIAFIRTIQARLRDRKESLQLLMDTKMIFPVTFPFNPSSLSLDTIQIPSSLNLGFLIPV from the exons AGATGAGAGGAACCAGTCCATCATTGTGAGTGGGGAGTCTGGTGCGGGGAAGACGGTCTCTGCCAAGTATGCTATGCGCTATTTCGCCACAGTCAGTGGGTCAGCCAGCGAGGCCAACGTGGAGGAGAAAGTACTGGCATCGAACCCCATTGTGGAG GCCATTGGAAATGCAAAGACCACAAGGAATGACAACAGCAGTCGGTTTGGGAAGTATATTGAGATTGGTTTTGACAAAAGGTACCGCATCATTGGGGCAAACATGAGGACCTACCTGCTGGAGAAATCTCGggtggtgtttcag GCAGATGATGAGAGAAACTACCATATCTTCTACCAGCTGTGCGCCTCTGCACACCTTCCCGAGTTTAAAGCCCTTAAGTTAG GCAGTGCAGGTGACTTCTATTACACCAGTCAAGGGAGGAGCCCAGTCATTGATGGGGTGGATGATGATAAAGAGATGTGCACAACTAGAAATGCCTTCACACTTTTGG GTATTAACAAATCCTATCAGATGGGAGTGTTCAGAGTTCTTGCTTCCATCCTGCATCTTGGCAATGTGGAAGTGAAAGATCATGATGCGGACAGCAGTACCATCCTG CCCAGTAACAGCCACCTGAACATCTTCTGCAAGCTCATGGGGGTTGCATACCAGGACATGTCCCAGTGGCTATGCCACAGGAAGCTGAAGACAGCCACGGAGACCTACATCAAGCCCCTGTCGAAGCTGCAGGCTGTTAATGCCCGAGATGCCCTCGCCAAGCACATTTATGCAAAGCTCTTCAGCTGGATCGTGGAGCATGTCAACCAGGCCCTTCAGTCCTCCATCAAGCAGCACTCCTTTATTGGTGTGCTGGATATCTATGG GTTTGAAACCTTTGAGATGAACAGCTTTGAGCAGTTTTGTATAAACTATGCAAATGAGAAGCTGCAGCAACAGTTTAATATG CATGTCTTCAAACTAGAGCAGGAAGAGTACATGAAGGAGCAGATTCCCTGGACACTCATTGACTTTTATGACAACCAGCCCTGCATCAATCTGATCGAGGCCAAGATGGGCATCCTGGATCTCCTGGACGAAGAGTGCAAG ATGCCTAAGGGGACTGACGACACATGGGCGCAGAAGCTATATAACACACACCTGAAGACATGTCCCTTGTTTGAGAAACCCCGGCTGTCCAACAAGGCTTTCATCGTCCAGCACTTTGCAGACAAG GTTGAGTATCAGTGTGAGgggtttttggagaaaaacaaagacacagtgaATGAGGAGCAGATTCATGTTCTAAAAGGGAGCAAG TTTGACTTGCTGGTGGAGCTGTTTCAGGACGAAGACAAAGCCACCAGTCCAAGCGGAGCATCCTCTGGTGGCCGTACCAGACTCAGCATCAGACCTGAGCATACACTCCGTGGCCAGGCTAACAAGGAGCACAAGAAGACCGTGAGTCTGCAG TTCCGTAACTCACTCCAGCTGCTGATGGAGACCCTGAATGTCACCACTCCCCATTATGTGCGCTGCATCAAGCCAAATGACTTCAAGTTTCCGTTCAC GTTTGACCCCAGGAGGGCAGTGCAGCAGCTCAGAGCATGTGGAGTCCTGGAAACCATCCGAATCTCAGCAGCTGGCTTCCCATCAAG GTGGACCTACCAAGAGTTCTTTAGCCGATATCGAGTCCTGATGAAGCAGAAGGATGTTCTCCCTGAAAAGAAACTAACCTGCAAGAACCTCTTGGAGAAACTGGTCAAG GATGAGGACAAGTACCAGTTTGGCAAGACCAAGATCTTCTTCCGTGCTGGCCAGGTGGCCTACCTGGAGAAACTGCGAGCGGACAAGCTGCGGGCAGCCTGCATCCGTATCCAGAAGACCATCCGTTGCTGGCTGGCACGCAAGAAGTACCTGCGCATGAGGGCTGCAGCCATCAACATCCAGAGACACGTGCGGGGCTACCAGGCAAGATG CCTGGCCAACTTCCTACGATGCACCAGAGCAGCCATCATTATCCAGAAGTATCAGCGCATGTTTGTGGAGAGGAGGCGCTACAAGCAACAGCAGGCTGCAGCCCTCATCATACAGTGTATCCTGCGGGCATATATGGCCCGACAACATTACCAGGGC CTGCTCCGGGAGCACAAGGCCGTCATCATCCAGAAGTTTGTGCGCGGGTGGCTTGTGCGGCAGTGGTATAAGTGCACACTGGCAGCCATCGTGCACCTGCAGAGCTGCGTGCGACGCATGAGGGCCAAGCGCGAACTCAAGAAACTGAAGATCGAGGCGCGCTCTGTGGAGCACTTCAAAAAGCTCAATATTGGTATGGAGAACAAGATCATGCAGCTGCAGCGCAAGGTGGATGAGCAG caCAAGGAGAATAAGGCCATCGCAGAGCGTCTGGCTGGGCTAGAGAGCTCCCACGCAGCTGAGAGCGAGAGACTGCGCAGCGAGGTGGCCCGTCTGCGCAGCGTGGAGGTGGAGGCCAGGAACAACGCCAATCGCATCATTttcctgctggaggagctggaagcTTTGCGGACAGAGAAGAGTGTGATGGAGGAATGGGCAGAGACATACCGAGATGAGATGGAGCAG TTGGTGGCTGAGCTAAAAGACCAGAACATCCTGCTGAAGAGCGAAAAGGATGACCTGAACCAACTGATCCAGGAGCAGAGCCAGCAGATGGCAG AGAAGATGCAAAGAGTCCTAAAGGAGGAAACCAGACAACTGGAGAATGAATTGAATGAAGAGCGTTCACGCTACCAGAACCTGCTCAGTGAACACCTACGGCTAGAGGAGCGCTATGATGACCTGAAGGAGCAGATGTCCCTGACCTTG AATGTTCCCAAAGACGGCCACGTAAGGACGGACTTCGCTCGTGGCAGTAATGAGTCCGAGTGTGCATATGGCTCAGTGCTGGCCGAGTCCGAGGAGGCCTCCCACGGAGCAGAG GATATCACCAAAACTACCCTGGACATGTCTGTCGTCTTTAACTTGCAGAAGAAGGTGGCTGAGCTGGAGCATGAGAAGCAGTTGCTGGAAGATGACCTTGAGTGCAGAGAGGAGCAGTTTCAGCGGGCAAGAGCTAGG GATGAAGAAGAGCACTCAAAGACACGAGGAGCAGAGCTGGAATATGAATCCCTTAAG CGCCAGGACCTGGAGTCCGAGAACAAGAGGTTGAAGCACGAACTGAACCAAATGCGGCAGTTGCTGATGGAGGACACCACCACCGTTGCCATGGGGACGGCCATGCCCGGCGGACCTGCGTACAAGCTGCTCCTGGATCAGCTGAACTTGGCCAATGAGGAGCTGGAGGTACGCAAGGAAGAGGTGCTGATCCTGCGTTCCCAGTTGGTGAGCCAGAAAGAGGCGATGCAGCACAAG GATGAAAAG GAGGTGAAAGCTCAGGCCCTTTTGTACACGGAGGGCACTCAGAAGACCAAAGATGCGGGAGATATGACTCAGGCATACATGGGGCTGAAGGAGAGCAACAG GTTGCTTGAGGCTCAGATGCAAGCCCAGAAGAGGAACCATGAGAATGAGATCGAGGTTCTGCATGGGGAGCTGCAGAGCCTAAAGGAGGAAAACAACCGACAACAGCAGCTCCTAGCCCAGAACTTGCAGCTGCCCCCGGAGGCACGCATTGAGGCCAGCTTGCAGCACGAGATCACCCGGCTCACACACGAGAACTTG GATCTCAtggagcaggtggagcagcaaGACAAGGCTGTCCGCAAGCTAAGGAAGCAGCTGAAAGTCTTTGCCAAGAAGTTTTGCGAAATGGGAG GCTTAGGGGGAAGCCAAGCAGAGAGTATTTCCCCTGGCCAGCAAGCAGAGGAGGCTATCCAGCCTGTCAACATCCCTCGCAAGGAAAAAGACTTTCAGGGCATGCTGGAATACAAGAAGGAAGACGAGCAGAAGCTGGTCAAATACCTCATCCTAG AGCTGAAACCTCGAGGCGTAGCTGTGAATGTCATCCCTGGCCTTCCAGCCTACATCCTCTTCATGTGCCTGCGTTATGCTGACTATACCAACAATGACCAGAAGGTGCGCATACTGCTCACCTCTATCATCAACAGCATCAAGAAGATCTTGAAG AAAGGAGGGGATGACTTTGAAACGGTTTCCTTCTGGCTTTCTAACACCTGCCGCTTCCTGCATTGCCTCAAGCAGTacagtggggaggag TCATTCATGAAGCATAACACTCCGAAGCAGAACGAACACTGCCTCTCCAACTTTGACCTGACAGAGTACCGACAGGTGCTAAGCGATCTGGCCATTCAGATCTACCAGCAGCTCATCAGGTGTATGGAAAACATCTTGCAGCCCATGATAG TTTCAGGTATGCTGGAGCACGAGACAATCCAGGGCATGTCAGGAGTGAAGCCCACAGGCCTGCGGAAGCGGACCTCTAGTATAGCTGAAGAGGGCACCTACACACTGGACTTAATCCTGCGCCAGCTCACCGCCTTCCACTCCACCATGTGCCAACACGGCACCGACCCCGAGCTCATCAAGCAGGTGGTCAAGCAACAGTTTTACGTCATTGGTGCCGTGACTCTCAACAACCTGCTGCTGCGTAAGGACATGTGCTCCTGGAGCAAAGGGATGCAGATCAG ATACAATGTCAGCCAGCTGGAAGAGTGGCTGAGGGACAAGAACCTGATGACATGTGGGGCCAAGGAGACACTGGAGCCCCTCATCCAGgctgcacagctgctgcaggtgaAGAAAAAGACAGACGAGGATGCGGAAGCCATCTGCTCTATGTGTCACGCCCTCAGTACTGCACAG ATTGTGAAAGTGCTGAACTTGTACACCCCAATGAATGAGTTTGAAGAAAGAGTTTCAATCGCATTCATTCGCACCATACAG GCCCGTCTACGAGACCGGAAGGAGTCACTCCAGCTGCTCATGGACACCAAAATGATCTTCCCTGTCACGTTTCCATTCAACCCCTCCTCCTTGTCAC